One Nocardioides aromaticivorans genomic window carries:
- a CDS encoding XdhC family protein, protein MREVLPQLLAWWEAGESVGMGTVIATFRSAPRPPGASMLVGPDASAVGSVSGGCVEGAVYDVAQSVAASGVPELHRYGVSDDDAFAVGLTCGGILDVYVEKVSRETFPELGEVAADIEAGRPVAVATVVDHPDPSYVGRRVLIRPDADLDGGLSGSLGSARIDAAVHDDALGLLAAGHNGTLSYGPDGERRGEGLRVFVWAFAPAPRLLVFGAIDFAAAVARVGGFLGYRVTVCDARPVFATTSRFPGADEVVVDWPHRYLQAEQEAGRIDGRTVITVLTHDPKFDVPLLEVALRLPEVGYVGAMGSRRTHDDRMERLREAGVSEAELRRLHSPIGLDLGARTPEETAISIAAEIVAGRWGGSGEPLAEREGRIHA, encoded by the coding sequence ATGCGTGAGGTGCTGCCCCAGTTGCTCGCCTGGTGGGAGGCCGGCGAGAGCGTCGGCATGGGGACCGTCATCGCCACCTTCCGCTCCGCCCCGCGCCCGCCGGGCGCGTCGATGCTGGTCGGTCCGGACGCGTCCGCGGTCGGCTCGGTCTCGGGCGGTTGCGTCGAGGGCGCCGTGTACGACGTCGCGCAGTCCGTCGCCGCGTCCGGCGTCCCCGAGCTGCACCGCTACGGCGTCTCCGACGACGACGCCTTCGCCGTCGGCCTGACCTGCGGCGGGATCCTCGACGTCTACGTCGAGAAGGTCAGCCGGGAGACCTTCCCCGAGCTCGGTGAGGTCGCGGCCGACATCGAGGCCGGCCGGCCGGTCGCGGTCGCCACCGTGGTCGACCACCCGGACCCGTCGTACGTCGGCCGGCGGGTGCTCATCCGCCCGGACGCCGACCTCGACGGCGGCCTCAGCGGCAGCCTCGGCAGCGCGCGGATCGACGCCGCCGTCCACGACGACGCCCTCGGCCTGCTCGCCGCCGGGCACAACGGCACCCTGTCCTACGGCCCCGACGGCGAGCGCCGGGGTGAGGGGCTGCGGGTGTTCGTGTGGGCGTTCGCGCCCGCCCCGCGGCTGCTGGTCTTCGGTGCGATCGACTTCGCCGCCGCCGTCGCGCGGGTCGGCGGCTTCCTCGGCTACCGGGTGACCGTCTGCGACGCCCGGCCGGTCTTCGCCACCACGAGCCGCTTCCCGGGCGCCGACGAGGTCGTCGTCGACTGGCCACACCGCTACCTGCAGGCCGAGCAGGAGGCCGGCCGGATCGACGGGCGCACCGTCATCACGGTGCTGACCCACGACCCGAAGTTCGACGTCCCGCTGCTCGAGGTGGCCCTGCGCCTGCCCGAGGTCGGGTACGTCGGGGCGATGGGCTCGCGTCGTACCCACGACGACCGGATGGAGCGGCTGCGCGAGGCCGGCGTCAGCGAGGCGGAGCTGCGGCGGCTGCACAGCCCCATCGGCCTCGACCTCGGTGCGCGCACCCCGGAGGAGACCGCGATCAGCATCGCCGCGGAGATCGTGGCCGGGCGCTGGGGAGGATCGGGGGAGCCGCTCGCCGAGCGCGAGGGCCGGATCCACGCGTAG
- a CDS encoding vWA domain-containing protein, with protein sequence MSTPLLVRDADEVLLGFTTALRAAGVAVTQDRTRTYLDAVALVGIADRDATRTAGRATLCATPEDVERHDRVFDEWFGRDNTAPTLRPRGAQPRTGVGLLPDDQGDGAGADPDDDPVRAAASAAEVLRHRDVATLDATERALLAGMFASLRVRLPRRATARRTPRRRGDVDASRTLRASLRRMGEPDRIRYRRRATRNRRVVLLVDVSGSMSGYADALLRLAHRISAASGSAAGEVEVFTLGTRLTRITRPLRLRDPDRALAAAGEVVPDWSGGTRLGETLQAFLDRHGQRGMARGAAVVVFSDGWERGEPRLLGEQVARLHRLAHTVVWVNPHRGKDGYAPVQQGIVAVLPHVDHFLAGHSLATFAELTEVLADA encoded by the coding sequence ATGAGCACGCCGCTGCTGGTCCGCGACGCCGACGAGGTCCTGCTCGGCTTCACGACCGCGCTGCGCGCCGCCGGCGTCGCGGTCACCCAGGACCGCACCCGCACCTATCTCGACGCGGTCGCCCTCGTCGGGATCGCCGACCGCGACGCCACCCGGACCGCCGGCCGGGCGACGCTCTGCGCCACGCCGGAGGACGTCGAGCGGCACGACCGCGTCTTCGACGAGTGGTTCGGCCGCGACAACACCGCGCCCACGCTGCGACCCCGCGGCGCCCAGCCGCGGACCGGGGTGGGCCTGCTCCCCGACGACCAGGGCGACGGCGCGGGTGCCGACCCCGACGACGACCCGGTGCGTGCGGCGGCCAGCGCCGCCGAGGTGCTGCGGCACCGTGACGTCGCGACGCTCGACGCCACCGAGCGGGCCCTGCTCGCGGGGATGTTCGCCTCGCTGCGGGTGCGGTTGCCGCGACGCGCCACTGCTCGTCGTACACCTCGCCGGAGGGGTGACGTCGACGCCTCCCGCACCCTGCGCGCCAGCCTGCGCCGGATGGGGGAGCCGGACCGGATCCGCTACCGGCGCCGGGCGACGCGCAACCGCCGCGTCGTGCTGCTGGTCGACGTGTCCGGGTCGATGAGCGGGTACGCCGACGCGCTGCTCCGCCTCGCCCACCGCATCAGTGCCGCCTCCGGGTCGGCGGCCGGCGAGGTCGAGGTCTTCACCCTCGGCACCCGGCTGACCCGGATCACCCGCCCGCTGCGGCTGCGGGACCCGGACCGCGCGCTCGCGGCCGCCGGGGAGGTCGTCCCCGACTGGTCGGGCGGCACGCGTCTCGGGGAGACGCTCCAGGCATTCCTCGACCGCCACGGGCAACGGGGAATGGCGCGCGGTGCGGCCGTGGTGGTCTTCAGCGACGGCTGGGAACGTGGGGAGCCACGGCTGCTCGGTGAGCAGGTCGCCCGGCTGCACCGTCTCGCGCACACCGTCGTGTGGGTCAACCCGCACCGGGGGAAGGACGGCTACGCGCCCGTGCAGCAGGGGATCGTCGCCGTCCTGCCGCACGTCGACCACTTCCTCGCCGGCCACTCGCTGGCGACCTTCGCCGAGCTCACGGAGGTGCTCGCCGATGCGTGA